Part of the Aquimarina sp. MAR_2010_214 genome is shown below.
AGTTGTGTGTCTTGTCATTCACAAATGATTAGGCCTTTCCGTAGTGAAGTAGAACGATATGGAGAGTATTCTAAAGCTGGTGAATATGTTTATGATCATCCATTCTTATGGGGAAGTAAACGTACAGGGCCAGATTTAATGAGAATTGGAGGAAAATATTCTGATAACTGGCACTTAAATCACTTTTATGACCCACAAACAACCTCATCGGGATCTATTATGCCAAGTTATAAGTGGCTGATCAAAAATAAACTTGATCGTTCTCAAACCGAGGATAAGATGAATGCTATGGTAACCCTAGGTGTACCGTATACTCCCGAAGAAATAGCCAGAGCACAACAATGGATGGATGAACAGGGAACTACAATAGAAAAAAATCTGTATAGCGACCCAGATTTTGTAAAAACATACGAAGCTGATAAAAAATATGCACAGGAAAATGGATTGGATTTTATCGAAATGAAGGATAGAGAAGTTGTAGCCTTGATCGCCTATATCCAAAGGTTAGGAACTGATATAAAAGTTAAAAACAAATAAACTGTAGTTCAAACTAAAGAATAAACGCCATGCTAAAATTTATAAAAGGCCATATGGAAAGTATTGAAGGTATAGAAATCTATCCTATAATTTCACTCCTTATCTTTTCCATCTTCTTTGCCATCTTATTCTGGTGGGTTTTCACCGCAAAAAAAGAACATATAAAAGAAGTTAGTCAAATTCCATTAGAAACCGAAAACGAAAACATGTTATGAGAAGTACTGCATCCTATATAAGAATTATTGCTTTTCTATTCATAGCATATCTATTAATAGAAGTAACTGTAGAATCAGGAGAAGAATCTGCATTTATAGCACAACCACTCACTTGGTTAGTATTAGGCATGGTTTTATTGTTTATTGTAGCAATAGAAATCAGTTTAGAAGCATTAAGAAGTATCTTATTTCGCTCCTTAAAACCTGATGCTCAAGAACGCTATCTTCTGGCAGAAAAAGCTAAAAAAGAAAAGCAATTTAGATGGTTTAAAAATATCTATTTAAAACTTCTTGATAGCAAACCCGTAGAAAGTGAAGAAGAGATTATTCTGGATCATAATTATGACGGGATTAAAGAACTAGATAATAATCTTCCACCATGGTGGGTATATATGTTTTATGCTACAATTATATTTGGAATAGCCTATCTAGTTCGTT
Proteins encoded:
- a CDS encoding CcoQ/FixQ family Cbb3-type cytochrome c oxidase assembly chaperone, whose translation is MLKFIKGHMESIEGIEIYPIISLLIFSIFFAILFWWVFTAKKEHIKEVSQIPLETENENML